A single window of Pseudophryne corroboree isolate aPseCor3 chromosome 5, aPseCor3.hap2, whole genome shotgun sequence DNA harbors:
- the LOC134927337 gene encoding uncharacterized protein LOC134927337 isoform X2: protein MEEVRIFEVRQTSAPDRPLPTDVGTGIAGSSSASRPLRRPSQGYVNLPRRPSKTRRVDLESADPSSPPRRRISAVLSQPPQALLGSPQSDEPRSPQLSEPTFMPDVDQQEPDQQATYTLHLTPVVPTQATQPQDIPQPSISPQLLQAPPQQQMSSDFWSSLATQQSQNTACLNAHTQHLASLPHHLPRISRNSGRLIVQVGRIATSMEQIRTDNTQMLANLTRIIDEQQRQQQALIQLVQHNQVVNESLSRIVASHTASNNQLNASIHNLSQSITLMAAQQVSSSSGTTTPSQTPVTSPVRRSSRARASEPAQSTAPSTHKKKNNTKI, encoded by the exons tacgccagaccagCGCTCCAGACAGGCCACTGCCAACTGATGTGGgtactgggattgcag gttcttcttctgcaagccgccctctaaggcgcccatcacagggctatgtaaacttacccaggaggccaagtaagacgcgCCGTGTGGATTTGGAATCAGCggatccatcttccccacccaggcggcgcatctccgcagtcttgtcccagccaccacaggcactattgggtagtccccaaagtgatgagccccgatcacctcagttatctg aaccaaccttcaTGCCCGACGTtgaccagcaggaaccagaccaacagGCCACCTATACACTGCACCTAACACCCGTTGTTCCGACCCaggcaacccagccgcaggatatcccccaacccTCCATTAGTCCACAACTgctccaagctccaccccagcaacaaatgtcctcGGACTTTTGGTCCAGTTTGGCAACCCAACAGAGCcaaaacactgcctgcctgaacgcccacacccaacaccttgccagtctgccccatcatctgccgcgcattagtaggaactcgggcagactgattgtccaagtaggcaGAATTGCCACTTCTATGGAGCAAATCCGGACCGACAACACTCAAATGCTGGCAAAtttgacgcgcatcattgatgagcaacagcgccagcagcaagcACTCATCCAACTGGTCCAACACAATCAGGTGGTAAATGAGTCATTGTCgaggattgtggccagccacactgcaagtaacaaccaactgaatgccagcatccaCAATTTAAGCCAAAGCATCactttgatggcagcacaacaagtgagctccagctcaggaaccacgacccctagccaaaccccagtaacctcccctgttcgtcgatcctcccgagcacgtgccagcgagccagcacaaagcacggcacccagcacacacaagaaaaaaaataacaccaaAATATAA
- the LOC134927337 gene encoding polyglutamine-repeat protein pqn-41-like isoform X1, with translation MPSLHQQQIPTGWSGTAAASNSDSVRQTSAPDRPLPTDVGTGIAGSSSASRPLRRPSQGYVNLPRRPSKTRRVDLESADPSSPPRRRISAVLSQPPQALLGSPQSDEPRSPQLSEPTFMPDVDQQEPDQQATYTLHLTPVVPTQATQPQDIPQPSISPQLLQAPPQQQMSSDFWSSLATQQSQNTACLNAHTQHLASLPHHLPRISRNSGRLIVQVGRIATSMEQIRTDNTQMLANLTRIIDEQQRQQQALIQLVQHNQVVNESLSRIVASHTASNNQLNASIHNLSQSITLMAAQQVSSSSGTTTPSQTPVTSPVRRSSRARASEPAQSTAPSTHKKKNNTKI, from the exons tacgccagaccagCGCTCCAGACAGGCCACTGCCAACTGATGTGGgtactgggattgcag gttcttcttctgcaagccgccctctaaggcgcccatcacagggctatgtaaacttacccaggaggccaagtaagacgcgCCGTGTGGATTTGGAATCAGCggatccatcttccccacccaggcggcgcatctccgcagtcttgtcccagccaccacaggcactattgggtagtccccaaagtgatgagccccgatcacctcagttatctg aaccaaccttcaTGCCCGACGTtgaccagcaggaaccagaccaacagGCCACCTATACACTGCACCTAACACCCGTTGTTCCGACCCaggcaacccagccgcaggatatcccccaacccTCCATTAGTCCACAACTgctccaagctccaccccagcaacaaatgtcctcGGACTTTTGGTCCAGTTTGGCAACCCAACAGAGCcaaaacactgcctgcctgaacgcccacacccaacaccttgccagtctgccccatcatctgccgcgcattagtaggaactcgggcagactgattgtccaagtaggcaGAATTGCCACTTCTATGGAGCAAATCCGGACCGACAACACTCAAATGCTGGCAAAtttgacgcgcatcattgatgagcaacagcgccagcagcaagcACTCATCCAACTGGTCCAACACAATCAGGTGGTAAATGAGTCATTGTCgaggattgtggccagccacactgcaagtaacaaccaactgaatgccagcatccaCAATTTAAGCCAAAGCATCactttgatggcagcacaacaagtgagctccagctcaggaaccacgacccctagccaaaccccagtaacctcccctgttcgtcgatcctcccgagcacgtgccagcgagccagcacaaagcacggcacccagcacacacaagaaaaaaaataacaccaaAATATAA